One window of the Labeo rohita strain BAU-BD-2019 chromosome 9, IGBB_LRoh.1.0, whole genome shotgun sequence genome contains the following:
- the rnaseh2b gene encoding ribonuclease H2 subunit B — protein sequence MTTKKKRSPHTDNDSWVVIAPDSALDTGRSKEGDPSFIKLKNPATGSSSLYLFGSGDVSLYEVKAFSEDFRSWFIGQTVQRDGRLLYVTPIDPLFLLLPYIFSAATEGKFQQVEQMVMDEDYPGCTRLLHCTQGMNSLHHVADEKEVGGLKFHRYNQEKTLEWLKKKVHRTVSTLKKSNISVGGGVKSSMFIRVKQEDAKEEDYLRYAHGLISEYINEDLSKDLLKHLQLPEISSPKETEPPSKKRKLSDKPVEAGEDYTKFNSADFARKPPKKMTAAQKSLAKVDKTGMKSMSSFFSPKVKQEKN from the exons ATGACTACTAAAAAGAAACGCTCTCCGCACACCGACAACGACAGCTGGGTTGTCATTGCTCCAG attcagCACTGGATACAGGCAGATCTAAAGAGGGTGATCCGTCTTTCATCAAACTAAAGAATCCTGCTACAG GAAGTTCTTCATTGTACCTGTTTGGCTCTGGCGATGTCAGTCTTTATGAAGTAAAAGCCTTTTCTGAAGACTTTCGGTCTTGGTTTATTGGGCAGACGGTGCAAAGAG ATGGTAGACTGCTGTATGTGACTCCCATTGACCCTTTGTTTCTGCTGTTGCCGTACATTTTCAGTGCTGCCACCGAG GGAAAGTTCCAGCAGGTGGAGCAGATGGTGATGGATGAGGATTACCCTGGATGCACAAGACTTCTGCATTGCACACAGGGAATGAATTCCCTTCATCATGTGGCTGATGAAAAAG AGGTTGGTGGTTTAAAGTTTCACAGATATAACCAGGAGAAGACCTTGGAGTGGCTCAAGAAAAAg GTTCATCGCACAGTAAGCACACTCAAAAAGAGCAACATATCTGTGGGTGGAGGAGTGAAATCCAGCATGTTTATCAGAGTGAAACAGGAAGATGCTAAAGAAG aggacTACTTGCGTTACGCACACGGTCTCATATCAGAGTACATAAATGAAGACCTGAGCAAAGATCTTCTCAAGCATCTGCA GTTGCCAGAGATATCTAGCCCTAAAGAGACAGAGCCACCTTCTAAG AAACGGAAACTGTCAGATAAACCAGTAGAGGCTGGCGAAGACTACACCAAGTTCAACAGTGCTGATTTTGCACGGAAA CCACCAAAGAAGATGACTGCAGCTCAGAAGAGTCTTGCCAAAGTAGACAAAACTGGCATGAAGAGCATGTCATCATTCTTCAGCCCTAAAGTCAAACAAGAGAAGAACtga